A single region of the Pelorhabdus rhamnosifermentans genome encodes:
- the rplK gene encoding 50S ribosomal protein L11, with the protein MAKKVIKLVKLQVPAAKATPAPPVGPALGQAGVNIMAFVKDFNERTAKQVGLIIPVEITVFEDRSFTFVTKTPPAPVLLKKAAGIEKASGEPNKKKVAKVSRTKVREIAESKMADLNAANVEAAMRMIEGTARSMGIDVVD; encoded by the coding sequence ATGGCTAAAAAAGTAATTAAATTGGTTAAATTACAAGTTCCAGCAGCGAAAGCAACTCCGGCGCCTCCAGTAGGCCCTGCTCTTGGTCAAGCTGGCGTCAACATTATGGCGTTTGTTAAGGATTTCAATGAAAGAACAGCTAAACAAGTCGGACTGATTATTCCGGTAGAGATTACTGTTTTTGAAGATAGATCCTTTACTTTTGTCACTAAAACTCCACCGGCTCCTGTACTTTTGAAAAAAGCAGCAGGTATTGAAAAGGCTTCCGGTGAGCCAAATAAGAAAAAAGTAGCCAAGGTTTCTCGTACGAAAGTTCGCGAAATCGCTGAAAGTAAAATGGCTGACTTAAATGCCGCTAATGTAGAAGCAGCAATGCGGATGATTGAAGGCACGGCGCGCAGCATGGGAATTGATGTTGTCGACTAA
- the rplJ gene encoding 50S ribosomal protein L10, translating into MAVTNEKKVVVSELKEKLAAAQGAVLINYRGITVAQDTKLRRIFREAGVDYFVAKNTMIRLAAAQAGIEGLEPVLEGPSAIALSVSDPVIPAKIISEFMKEAKVISIKSGILEGQVIDEAKVKALADLPSREVLVSRVLAGMQSPIAGFVNVLQGNIRNLVYTLEAVRQQKESA; encoded by the coding sequence ATGGCAGTTACAAATGAAAAGAAAGTAGTTGTATCTGAACTCAAAGAAAAATTAGCTGCAGCCCAAGGTGCCGTATTAATCAACTATCGCGGCATTACTGTTGCACAGGATACGAAACTTCGTCGGATATTTCGTGAAGCAGGCGTCGATTATTTCGTAGCAAAAAATACGATGATTCGTTTAGCCGCAGCACAAGCAGGTATTGAAGGTTTAGAGCCTGTTTTGGAAGGCCCAAGCGCTATTGCCTTGTCTGTAAGTGATCCTGTTATTCCAGCTAAAATTATTTCAGAGTTTATGAAAGAAGCCAAAGTCATTTCTATTAAATCGGGTATCCTCGAGGGACAGGTTATTGACGAAGCAAAGGTGAAAGCCTTAGCAGATCTTCCTTCTCGCGAAGTATTGGTGTCGCGTGTACTTGCTGGTATGCAGTCGCCAATCGCTGGTTTTGTCAATGTACTTCAAGGCAATATTCGCAATTTGGTTTATACGCTTGAAGCTGTTCGCCAACAAAAGGAATCCGCTTGA
- the rpmG gene encoding 50S ribosomal protein L33 has protein sequence MRNAVTLACTECKQRNYQTNKNKKNDPDRLELNKYCKFCKKETLHKETK, from the coding sequence ATGCGCAACGCAGTAACATTGGCCTGTACGGAATGCAAACAACGCAATTATCAGACCAATAAGAACAAGAAAAATGATCCGGATAGATTAGAACTCAACAAATACTGCAAGTTCTGTAAAAAAGAGACTTTACACAAGGAAACAAAATAA
- the rplA gene encoding 50S ribosomal protein L1: MPKVGKKYQEAAKLVDDKQLYEVEEAIDLVKKTATAKFDETVEVAIKLGVDVKYADQQVRGAVVLPNGTGKSKSVLVFAKGEKAKAAEAAGADFVGAEDLVAKIQGGWTEFDVAVATPDMMGTVGRLGKILGPKGLMPNPKVGTVTLDVTKAIHEIKAGKIEYRTDKAGNIHAPIGKVSFEQGKLIENFTTLVDTLNKVKPASAKGQYLKSITLSTTMGPGVKVNPLKVVSGKKE, encoded by the coding sequence ATGCCAAAAGTTGGTAAAAAATATCAAGAAGCTGCTAAGCTTGTTGATGACAAACAACTGTATGAAGTTGAAGAAGCCATTGATTTAGTGAAAAAAACGGCTACAGCGAAATTTGATGAAACTGTTGAAGTTGCCATTAAATTAGGTGTCGATGTGAAATATGCTGACCAGCAAGTTCGCGGCGCTGTTGTATTGCCGAACGGAACAGGTAAGAGCAAATCTGTACTTGTTTTTGCTAAAGGTGAAAAAGCCAAAGCTGCTGAAGCTGCTGGCGCTGATTTTGTTGGTGCTGAAGATCTTGTAGCAAAAATTCAAGGTGGCTGGACTGAATTCGATGTGGCTGTTGCTACCCCTGATATGATGGGTACAGTCGGTCGACTTGGTAAAATTCTCGGACCTAAAGGTTTGATGCCAAATCCAAAGGTTGGAACAGTTACACTGGATGTAACCAAAGCCATTCATGAAATTAAAGCGGGTAAGATTGAGTATCGTACTGATAAAGCAGGCAATATTCATGCTCCAATTGGTAAAGTTTCTTTTGAACAGGGAAAACTGATTGAAAACTTTACGACACTTGTTGATACACTGAATAAAGTGAAACCTGCTTCTGCTAAAGGACAGTACCTGAAGTCCATTACGCTTAGCACAACCATGGGACCTGGCGTAAAAGTCAACCCACTCAAAGTTGTTTCCGGCAAAAAAGAATAG
- the rpoB gene encoding DNA-directed RNA polymerase subunit beta, which yields MFKPVPVGKRVRYSYAKIDEVLDMPNLIELQKNSYQWFLREGLQEIFHDVSPIQDFTGNLVLSFETFNLGEPKYEVEECKERDVTYSAPLRVNVRLINRDTGEIKEQEVFMGDFPLMTDTGTFIINGAERVIVSQLVRSPGVYYGETIDTTGKKLYNATVIPNRGAWLEFETDANDILSVRVDRTRKLPATILVRALGIASSQAISDLFDNDIRIRATLDKDSSDSKEEALVEIYKRLRPGEPPTVENATQLLESLFFDPKRYDLATVGRYKLTKKLGWRRRLYGKTLFSAIVDKTSGEIILPADTVMDEQQLNILDESGIFAEQQLVEVHTKQKDGTPLKVICNTVLPYHHRTITREDIFSSINYLLNLAEGVGSTDDIDHLGNRRLRSVGELLQNQFRIGLSRMERVVKERMTIQDVDVITPQALINIRPVVAAIKEFFGSSQLSQFMDQTNPLAELTHKRRLSALGPGGLSRERAGFEVRDVHHSHYGRMCPIETPEGPNIGLIGSLSTFARINEFGFIETPYRKVDKVNHRVTDDVVYLTADEEDEMIVAQANEHLNDDGWFKEERVICRHNEDTLAVPAEKVDYMDVSPKQVVSIATAMIPFLENDDANRALMGANMQRQAVPLLRTQAPLVGTGMEYKAAHDSGVCVLAKNAGVLERVTAKEIQVRTDSGALDTYKLLKYLRSNQGTCINQRPIVFKGDRVEKGEVLADGPSTAKGELALGYNVLVAFMPWEGYNYEDAILLSEKLVKEDVFTSIHVEEYECDARDTKLGPEEITRDIPNVAEEVLRDLDDRGIIMVGAEVRPGDILVGKVTPKGETELTAEERLLRAIFGEKAREVRDTSLRVPHGEAGKIVDVKVFTRENGDELPPGVNELVRVYIAQKRKISEGDKMAGRHGNKGVVSRIMREEDMPFLPDGTPVQIVLNPLGVPSRMNIGQVLETHLGWASHVMGLQIKAGDLHIAERLKEVHYDVEKYGLPETTEAGIRLATPVFDGATEADIQNTIRVASQSEDGKTVLYDGRTGEPFDNKVTVGYVYMLKLHHLVDDKIHARSTGPYSLVTQQPLGGKAQFGGQRFGEMEVWALEAYGAAYTLQELLTVKSDDVVGRVKTYEAIVKGENVPEPGVPESFKVLIKELQSIGLDVKILTEDAQEIQIRDTDDDIHETAQELELNIIGEDVTRSPHDHHKEAQPESSPPDELEQGDHVAPLEEELDIIAEIGEMGHEHDLDSSIDDSNDKDDLDK from the coding sequence ATGTTCAAACCTGTTCCGGTGGGCAAAAGGGTAAGATATAGTTATGCAAAAATTGATGAAGTGCTGGACATGCCCAACCTGATCGAGCTTCAGAAAAATTCTTACCAATGGTTCTTGCGTGAAGGGCTGCAAGAAATATTTCATGATGTTTCGCCAATTCAAGATTTTACAGGAAATCTCGTGTTGTCTTTCGAGACTTTCAATTTAGGCGAACCGAAATATGAAGTGGAAGAATGCAAAGAACGGGATGTGACCTACTCCGCACCACTAAGAGTGAATGTGCGGCTCATTAACCGTGATACGGGCGAAATTAAGGAACAAGAAGTATTTATGGGTGATTTTCCACTCATGACAGACACAGGGACCTTTATTATTAATGGTGCTGAGCGTGTCATTGTCAGTCAGTTAGTCCGTTCACCAGGAGTATATTACGGTGAAACGATTGACACGACGGGGAAAAAATTGTATAACGCGACAGTCATTCCAAATCGTGGTGCATGGCTTGAATTTGAAACAGATGCCAATGATATTCTTTCTGTCCGTGTCGATCGGACACGTAAATTGCCTGCTACCATTTTAGTGCGGGCGTTAGGCATTGCTTCAAGTCAAGCGATATCTGACCTATTTGATAATGACATTCGTATTCGGGCAACACTTGATAAAGATAGTTCGGATTCGAAAGAGGAAGCGCTCGTAGAAATTTACAAGCGTCTTCGTCCGGGGGAGCCGCCAACAGTAGAAAATGCGACGCAACTGCTGGAATCTTTATTTTTCGATCCCAAGCGTTATGATCTGGCAACAGTTGGACGTTATAAACTGACGAAAAAGTTGGGATGGCGCCGTCGGCTCTATGGTAAAACATTATTTTCAGCAATTGTTGATAAAACGAGTGGTGAAATTATTCTTCCCGCTGATACGGTGATGGATGAACAGCAACTGAATATTTTGGATGAAAGCGGTATCTTTGCTGAACAACAACTTGTGGAAGTTCATACCAAGCAAAAAGATGGTACACCACTCAAGGTTATTTGTAACACCGTGCTTCCTTACCATCATCGGACAATTACGCGAGAAGATATTTTCTCTTCGATTAATTATTTGTTGAATTTAGCGGAAGGCGTTGGATCAACCGATGATATTGACCATTTAGGCAATCGCCGTCTGCGCAGTGTAGGCGAACTTCTTCAAAATCAATTCCGGATTGGCTTATCAAGAATGGAACGGGTTGTCAAAGAAAGAATGACCATCCAAGATGTGGATGTCATTACGCCGCAGGCGCTCATTAATATTCGGCCTGTAGTTGCTGCTATTAAAGAATTTTTCGGTTCCAGTCAGTTATCTCAGTTTATGGATCAAACGAATCCTTTGGCAGAACTTACACATAAACGACGTTTGAGCGCATTGGGACCTGGTGGACTCAGTCGTGAACGAGCTGGTTTTGAAGTGCGTGACGTCCATCACTCTCATTATGGCCGTATGTGCCCAATAGAGACACCTGAAGGTCCGAATATTGGTCTGATTGGTTCTCTGTCGACGTTTGCACGAATTAACGAGTTTGGTTTTATTGAAACGCCTTATCGTAAAGTGGATAAAGTCAATCATCGTGTAACAGATGATGTCGTTTACTTGACAGCTGATGAAGAAGACGAAATGATTGTTGCTCAGGCTAATGAACATTTAAATGACGATGGCTGGTTTAAAGAAGAACGAGTCATTTGCCGTCATAATGAAGATACGCTTGCTGTACCTGCAGAAAAAGTAGACTATATGGACGTTTCGCCGAAACAGGTTGTTTCCATTGCAACGGCTATGATTCCTTTCCTTGAAAACGATGATGCTAATCGAGCCTTAATGGGTGCGAACATGCAACGACAGGCTGTGCCGCTCTTAAGAACGCAAGCTCCTCTTGTTGGTACAGGAATGGAATATAAGGCTGCTCATGACTCAGGCGTGTGTGTATTGGCGAAAAACGCGGGCGTTTTAGAACGCGTCACAGCCAAGGAAATTCAGGTTCGTACCGACAGTGGTGCCCTTGATACTTATAAATTATTAAAATATCTTCGTTCTAATCAAGGCACATGTATTAATCAAAGGCCGATAGTTTTTAAAGGCGACCGTGTTGAAAAGGGCGAGGTTTTAGCAGATGGTCCATCTACAGCGAAGGGCGAACTTGCCTTAGGTTATAATGTGCTTGTGGCTTTTATGCCATGGGAAGGTTATAACTATGAAGATGCTATTCTGTTAAGTGAAAAGCTTGTGAAAGAAGATGTCTTTACCTCCATTCATGTGGAAGAATATGAATGTGATGCCCGTGATACGAAACTCGGACCCGAAGAGATTACGCGTGATATTCCGAATGTTGCTGAGGAAGTTCTACGGGATCTCGATGATCGTGGGATTATTATGGTGGGGGCTGAAGTTCGTCCAGGCGACATTCTTGTTGGTAAGGTTACACCGAAAGGTGAAACCGAGCTGACAGCCGAAGAACGTTTGCTTCGCGCCATTTTTGGTGAAAAAGCACGTGAAGTTCGTGATACATCGTTACGCGTTCCTCATGGTGAAGCAGGTAAAATTGTTGATGTTAAAGTATTTACTCGTGAAAATGGTGATGAATTACCACCAGGTGTGAATGAACTTGTTCGCGTCTATATCGCGCAAAAACGGAAAATTTCCGAAGGCGATAAAATGGCCGGTCGTCATGGTAATAAAGGTGTTGTGTCCCGGATTATGCGGGAAGAAGATATGCCTTTCTTGCCAGATGGGACACCCGTACAGATTGTACTCAATCCACTTGGCGTACCTTCTCGTATGAATATCGGGCAGGTCTTAGAAACTCATCTCGGCTGGGCTTCCCATGTCATGGGACTGCAAATTAAAGCGGGCGATCTTCATATTGCTGAACGGCTTAAAGAAGTCCACTATGATGTGGAAAAATACGGGTTGCCTGAAACAACAGAAGCCGGTATTCGCTTGGCTACACCGGTCTTTGATGGTGCAACAGAAGCAGATATTCAAAATACCATTCGCGTTGCCAGCCAATCGGAAGATGGCAAGACCGTGCTTTATGATGGCCGCACCGGTGAGCCGTTTGATAATAAAGTCACTGTTGGTTATGTATATATGCTGAAATTACATCATTTAGTTGATGATAAGATTCATGCCCGGTCAACAGGTCCTTATTCGCTTGTTACGCAGCAGCCCCTCGGTGGTAAAGCTCAATTTGGCGGTCAGCGTTTTGGAGAAATGGAAGTTTGGGCTCTGGAAGCTTATGGTGCTGCTTATACACTTCAAGAACTTCTAACAGTGAAATCCGATGATGTTGTGGGCCGCGTGAAGACGTATGAGGCCATTGTCAAAGGTGAGAACGTGCCTGAGCCAGGTGTTCCTGAATCATTTAAAGTTCTTATTAAGGAATTGCAAAGTATTGGTCTTGATGTGAAGATACTTACAGAAGACGCGCAGGAAATCCAAATACGTGATACAGATGATGATATTCACGAAACAGCCCAAGAATTAGAGCTCAATATTATCGGCGAAGATGTAACACGCTCGCCTCATGATCACCACAAAGAAGCACAGCCTGAATCTTCTCCTCCTGATGAATTGGAACAAGGAGATCATGTGGCACCTCTTGAGGAAGAATTAGATATTATTGCTGAAATCGGCGAGATGGGTCATGAACATGATTTGGATTCATCCATTGATGACTCAAATGATAAAGATGATTTGGATAAATAA
- the rplL gene encoding 50S ribosomal protein L7/L12: MTKEEIMQAIESMTVLELSELVKALEEKFGVSAAAPVAVAAPAAGGAAAAEEKTEFDVVLTGAGSSKIGVIKVVREITGLGLKEAKELVDGAPKPVKEKISKADADAILAKLTEAGATAEVK, from the coding sequence ATGACTAAAGAAGAAATTATGCAAGCAATTGAATCAATGACTGTATTGGAATTATCGGAGCTTGTAAAAGCTTTGGAAGAAAAATTTGGCGTATCTGCAGCAGCTCCTGTAGCTGTAGCTGCTCCTGCTGCTGGTGGCGCTGCTGCTGCTGAAGAGAAAACTGAATTTGATGTTGTTCTGACTGGCGCTGGTTCATCCAAGATTGGCGTAATTAAAGTTGTTCGCGAGATTACTGGTCTTGGTCTGAAAGAAGCAAAGGAATTAGTTGATGGAGCTCCTAAACCAGTTAAAGAAAAGATTTCTAAAGCTGATGCTGATGCAATCCTTGCTAAATTAACTGAAGCAGGCGCAACTGCCGAAGTAAAATAA
- the secE gene encoding preprotein translocase subunit SecE, with amino-acid sequence MATQETAMPQGTPRFKKFFREVKAELKKVSWPNKQELISYTGVVFVSVIFIAALIWVVDSVFNEALRLILK; translated from the coding sequence ATGGCTACTCAAGAAACGGCAATGCCGCAAGGAACGCCGCGGTTTAAAAAATTCTTCCGGGAAGTTAAGGCCGAACTCAAAAAGGTGTCATGGCCCAATAAGCAGGAACTTATTTCTTACACAGGAGTTGTTTTTGTTTCGGTAATATTTATTGCCGCTTTGATTTGGGTAGTTGACAGTGTATTTAACGAGGCGTTACGACTGATACTTAAGTAG
- the nusG gene encoding transcription termination/antitermination protein NusG, with translation MESEKHWYVIHTYSGYENKVMANLERKVHSMAMENEIFNIVVPMEDEVEIKDGQKKISKKKVFPGYVLVEMIVTDRSWYVVRNTPGVTGFVGSGTKPIPLSTAEVKHILKSMGMEDVKPKLDIELNQLVRITAGAFENWSATVIEVHPEQAKLKVLVDMFGRETPVELDYTQVEKI, from the coding sequence ATGGAATCAGAAAAACACTGGTATGTCATACATACCTATTCAGGGTATGAGAACAAGGTTATGGCCAACCTGGAACGTAAAGTGCATTCCATGGCTATGGAGAACGAAATATTTAATATTGTTGTTCCCATGGAAGACGAAGTAGAGATCAAGGACGGTCAAAAAAAAATATCGAAGAAAAAAGTATTCCCAGGCTATGTGCTTGTGGAAATGATCGTGACAGATCGTTCGTGGTATGTGGTGCGCAATACGCCGGGTGTTACAGGTTTTGTCGGTTCCGGTACCAAACCTATTCCGCTTAGTACTGCCGAAGTGAAGCACATCCTTAAATCGATGGGAATGGAAGATGTCAAACCCAAACTTGATATCGAGTTAAATCAACTTGTGCGCATCACAGCAGGGGCCTTTGAAAATTGGTCAGCCACAGTGATAGAGGTTCATCCGGAACAGGCTAAACTGAAAGTTCTTGTCGATATGTTTGGACGAGAAACACCGGTCGAATTGGATTATACACAAGTAGAAAAGATATAA